A region from the Gossypium hirsutum isolate 1008001.06 chromosome A08, Gossypium_hirsutum_v2.1, whole genome shotgun sequence genome encodes:
- the LOC107949048 gene encoding RNA demethylase ALKBH10B isoform X1 gives MPMAAGAATPRERVQAMGPAAVVPMMQAVPAVADVLAKDTIISWFRGEFAAANAIIDALCGHLAQLQGGGGEGSEYEAVFAAIHRRRLNWIPVLHMQKYHSIADVTVELKQVTAKKTGGGDGIGKEEVEGGGGGGGEDGGCLDDEKEEEKVAEEVVENEANGEVGGEEEEDSPDSDITDSGSQEIQHVEENIDICSNHEECDARPSQIKLTKGFSAKEHVKGHMVNVVKGLKLYEDVFTESEMAKLSNLMSELRSSGQNGELSGETFILFNKQIKGNKRELIQFGVPIFGHIKEEPTSNNQTVNIEPIPALLQDVIEHLIQWQLIPEYKKPNGCIINFFDEDEYSQPFLKPPHLEQPISTLLLSESTMAFGLTLTSDSEGNYRGPLQLSLKEGSLLVMRGNSSDMARHVMCPSPNKRVSITFFRVRPDINHQSPPTTPQSSAMTLWQPGVPGPYAMSNGVLSGYEALDTMPKWGVLRAPVVMLAPVRPVVGSPRKLPRGGTGVFLPWTMGSKKHTKHLPPRAQKGRMLALPSAIETHVSESTSEPSNNLKGKSE, from the exons ATGCCAATGGCGGCGGGGGCAGCGACTCCGAGGGAAAGGGTTCAAGCTATGGGACCAGCAGCGGTGGTACCGATGATGCAAGCTGTGCCGGCTGTTgctgatgttttggccaaggacACGATCATTTCTTGGTTCCGAGGGGAATTCGCGGCGGCCAATGCTATCATCGATGCTCTTTGCGGTCATTTGGCGCAGCTTCAAGGAGGGGGCGGTGAAGGATCCGAGTACGAGGCGGTGTTCGCGGCGATCCACAGGAGGCGGTTGAATTGGATTCCGGTGTTGCATATGCAGAAGTACCACTCCATTGCTGATGTGACGGTGGAGCTGAAACAGGTGACTGCCAAGAAGACCGGAGGAGGAGATGGAATTGGCAAGGAGGAAGTGGAAGGTGGCGGTGGCGGAGGAGGAGAAGACGGCGGTTGTTTGGATGATGAGAAAGAGGAGGAGAAAGTCGCCGAGGAAGTGGTGGAAAATGAAGCAAATGGGGAAGTTGGTGGCGAGGAAGAAGAAGATTCCCCTGACAGTGACATTACTGATTCAG ggtCACAGGAAATTCAACATGTTGAGGAAAACATCGACATTTGTTCTAACCATGAAGAATGTGATGCACGCCCTTCTCAAATCAAGCTGACGAAAGGTTTTTCTGCCAAGGAACATGTAAAGGGCCACATG GTGAATGTTGTGAAAGGATTGAAGTTGTATGAGGACGTATTCACCGAGTCGGAGATGGCTAAGCTGAGTAACTTGATGAGTGAACTTCGATCTTCCGGCCAGAATGGGGAATTGTCAG GTGAGactttcattttattcaacaaaCAAATTAAAGGAAACAAGCGAGAGCTGATTCAGTTCGGTGTTCCGATTTTCGGACACATAAAGGAGGAGCCGACAAGTAACAACCAAACTG TCAACATCGAACCGATTCCTGCTCTGCTTCAAGATGTCATAGAGCACTTGATCCAATGGCAACTTATACCTGAATATAAAAAACCAAATGGCTGCATCATTAACTTCTTTGATGAG GATGAAtattcacaaccttttcttaaaCCACCACATTTGGAGCAACCTATCTCCACTCTTCTTCTATCTGAATCGACAATGGCTTTCGGTCTAACTCTTACAAGTGATAGTGAAGGGAACTATAGAGGGCCACTCCAACTTTCATTGAAAGAAGG GTCTCTTTTAGTTATGAGGGGAAATAGCTCTGACATGGCAAGGCATGTGATGTGCCCGTCTCCAAACAAGAGGGTCAGCATTACCTTCTTCCGAGTGCGGCCCGATATTAATCATCAGTCACCGCCAACTACTCCCCAGTCTAGTGCCATGACTCTATGGCAACCAGGAGTACCAGGTCCATATGCAATGTCAAATGGAGTTCTTAGTGGCTACGAGGCACTTGATACAATGCCAAAATGGGGAGTCCTTCGTGCTCCTGTTGTCATGCTAGCGCCTGTGCGCCCAGTGGTAGGGAGCCCCAGAAAACTTCCTCGTGGAGGTACAGGGGTCTTCTTGCCCTGGACTATGGGATCAAAAAAACACACCAAGCACCTTCCACCGCGAGCCCAGAAAGGAAGAATGCTCGCATTACCTTCTGCTATCGAAACACACGTATCAGAGTCTACTTCTGAACCAAGCAACAATCTCAAAGGGAAATCAGAGTAA
- the LOC107949048 gene encoding RNA demethylase ALKBH10B isoform X2: MPMAAGAATPRERVQAMGPAAVVPMMQAVPAVADVLAKDTIISWFRGEFAAANAIIDALCGHLAQLQGGGGEGSEYEAVFAAIHRRRLNWIPVLHMQKYHSIADVTVELKQVTAKKTGGGDGIGKEEVEGGGGGGGEDGGCLDDEKEEEKVAEEVVENEANGEVGGEEEEDSPDSDITDSGETFILFNKQIKGNKRELIQFGVPIFGHIKEEPTSNNQTVNIEPIPALLQDVIEHLIQWQLIPEYKKPNGCIINFFDEDEYSQPFLKPPHLEQPISTLLLSESTMAFGLTLTSDSEGNYRGPLQLSLKEGSLLVMRGNSSDMARHVMCPSPNKRVSITFFRVRPDINHQSPPTTPQSSAMTLWQPGVPGPYAMSNGVLSGYEALDTMPKWGVLRAPVVMLAPVRPVVGSPRKLPRGGTGVFLPWTMGSKKHTKHLPPRAQKGRMLALPSAIETHVSESTSEPSNNLKGKSE; the protein is encoded by the exons ATGCCAATGGCGGCGGGGGCAGCGACTCCGAGGGAAAGGGTTCAAGCTATGGGACCAGCAGCGGTGGTACCGATGATGCAAGCTGTGCCGGCTGTTgctgatgttttggccaaggacACGATCATTTCTTGGTTCCGAGGGGAATTCGCGGCGGCCAATGCTATCATCGATGCTCTTTGCGGTCATTTGGCGCAGCTTCAAGGAGGGGGCGGTGAAGGATCCGAGTACGAGGCGGTGTTCGCGGCGATCCACAGGAGGCGGTTGAATTGGATTCCGGTGTTGCATATGCAGAAGTACCACTCCATTGCTGATGTGACGGTGGAGCTGAAACAGGTGACTGCCAAGAAGACCGGAGGAGGAGATGGAATTGGCAAGGAGGAAGTGGAAGGTGGCGGTGGCGGAGGAGGAGAAGACGGCGGTTGTTTGGATGATGAGAAAGAGGAGGAGAAAGTCGCCGAGGAAGTGGTGGAAAATGAAGCAAATGGGGAAGTTGGTGGCGAGGAAGAAGAAGATTCCCCTGACAGTGACATTACTGATTCAG GTGAGactttcattttattcaacaaaCAAATTAAAGGAAACAAGCGAGAGCTGATTCAGTTCGGTGTTCCGATTTTCGGACACATAAAGGAGGAGCCGACAAGTAACAACCAAACTG TCAACATCGAACCGATTCCTGCTCTGCTTCAAGATGTCATAGAGCACTTGATCCAATGGCAACTTATACCTGAATATAAAAAACCAAATGGCTGCATCATTAACTTCTTTGATGAG GATGAAtattcacaaccttttcttaaaCCACCACATTTGGAGCAACCTATCTCCACTCTTCTTCTATCTGAATCGACAATGGCTTTCGGTCTAACTCTTACAAGTGATAGTGAAGGGAACTATAGAGGGCCACTCCAACTTTCATTGAAAGAAGG GTCTCTTTTAGTTATGAGGGGAAATAGCTCTGACATGGCAAGGCATGTGATGTGCCCGTCTCCAAACAAGAGGGTCAGCATTACCTTCTTCCGAGTGCGGCCCGATATTAATCATCAGTCACCGCCAACTACTCCCCAGTCTAGTGCCATGACTCTATGGCAACCAGGAGTACCAGGTCCATATGCAATGTCAAATGGAGTTCTTAGTGGCTACGAGGCACTTGATACAATGCCAAAATGGGGAGTCCTTCGTGCTCCTGTTGTCATGCTAGCGCCTGTGCGCCCAGTGGTAGGGAGCCCCAGAAAACTTCCTCGTGGAGGTACAGGGGTCTTCTTGCCCTGGACTATGGGATCAAAAAAACACACCAAGCACCTTCCACCGCGAGCCCAGAAAGGAAGAATGCTCGCATTACCTTCTGCTATCGAAACACACGTATCAGAGTCTACTTCTGAACCAAGCAACAATCTCAAAGGGAAATCAGAGTAA
- the LOC107963414 gene encoding BSD domain-containing protein 1 encodes MDFFKSIFADDPYPPDPESESNSLKDQDSTPDSPPKQSDSNPTGWSFGDLVKTIASRSESVIEVYRRDLQEFGTGLKNEIEVAHGSLGNVGHAIDELGSTVLKGTVQIINQGRDVILAASNESDSPSSESNSRSFSTQRGLNSRGYSRFDAQLRAIQGDISTYGEEPEDFEDYKKWKSGFNLEDKKEDVERLMEENGEIESIYKRVGGVSDGIDQETCWCRYFYRVYKLQLAEDMRLSWDVDDDDDKEVDVKNVGSNPILKKDDEIVEEKAVNLESNGDFPANKEQVEKVEKDKEKNPVEELRVESDDAEKKGHADENQVWQCGDRES; translated from the exons ATGGATTTCTTCAAATCAATTTTCGCTGACGATCCGTACCCTCCTGATCCCGAATCTGAATCCAATTCCCTGAAAGACCAAGACTCTACTCCCGATTCCCCTCCTAAGCAGTCCGATTCCAACCCTACCGGGTGGAGCTTCGGCGATCTGGTCAAAACGATTGCGAGCAGATCGGAATCCGTAATCGAAGTCTACCGTCGCGATCTCCAGGAATTCGGGACGGGCctgaaaaatgaaattgaggtAGCGCACGGCTCGTTAGGAAACGTTGGGCACGCAATTGACGAGTTAGGGAGCACAGTTTTAAAAGGAACGGTTCAGATCATCAATCAAGGCAGAGATGTAATCCTAGCTGCCAGTAACGAATCTGATTCACCTTCCTCCGAAAGCAATAGCAGAAGTTTCAGTACTCAACGTGGTTTGAACTCGAGAGGGTACAGCCGATTCGATGCTCAATTAAGGGCAATTCAAGGAGATATTAGTACTTACGGTGAAGAGCCGGAGGATTTCGAGGATTATAAGAAGTGGAAATCAGGGTTCAATTTGGAAGATAAGAAGGAAGACGTTGAGAGATTGATGGAAGAGAATGGGGAAATAGAGAGTATTTATAAAAGGGTTGGTGGTGTTTCAGATGGGATTGATCAAGAGACGTGTTGGTGTAGGTATTTTTATAGGGTTTATAAGCTTCAGCTAGCAGAGGATATGAGG TTGAGTTGGGATGTTGATGACGATGATGATAAAGAGGTGGATGTTAAAAATGTCGGGTCGAACCCGATTTTGAAGAAAGATGATGAAATTGTGGAAGAAAAAGCTGTGAATTTGGAATCTAATGGTGATTTTCCAGCGAATAAGGAGCAAGTTGAGAAAGTTGAGAAGGATAAGGAAAAGAATCCTGTTGAGGAACTGAGAGTGGAGAGTGATGATGCAGAAAAGAAGGGACATGCTGATGAAAATCAAGTTTGGCAATGTGGTGACCGAGAAAGTTAA